The genomic stretch CCGAGGGGCAATACCAAGATAGATGCAGACTACCCACTTCGAGTCCTTTACTGTGGAGGCAAGTGTTACAAAGCAGAAAATGGCTCTTTAATGCTCCCTTTATTTTTATGCATTGTGATAGTAGTATCACATTTGGTCCTGTTAATCCTCTTCTCATCTGTCTTTGTTATCGGGGAAATCCTCAGTTGGGGGCTGGAGGGTGTTGGTGAAGGGGAGGCATGGGTTAACTTGTTTTTCCCCTGACGTGTATGACTTGTGTCTTGCTACTTGGCCTGGAGACGCTTACAGTCAGAAATAGAGATTTGGAAATGGATGATTTCAATCTAATGTTACTTGGTAGCCTGGCTATTAGAGGAGTTGTTCTTGGAAGATACTGAGTCTAAAGGGATGACAAGGACCGGGTGAGGACGTGGGGAAGGGCATCCCAGATGAAGTGAGCAGGTCTGCAAGAAAGGACTTGATTCACATCTGCGGAGAAGTGAGCAGCTTTGGGTTAGTATAGTGTGGATATAGGATAGGGAGGGTGTCAGTGAGGAATGGAAGTTGATGAGGTTGGAACAGTGGGTCATGGGACAGTCTTGGGAAAGTCTTCTTGGTTTCATCACTAATATATCTGTTAGATTgaatctagattctttttttcttagagtgttttccctcattttctctctttttttaaaaggttttatttgtttacctgacagagacacacagagagagggaacacaagcacagggagagggtgagggagaagcaggtctcttaccaaacagagagcctgatgcgggcccgatcccaggaccctgagatcacgacccgagctgggcagaggctcaacccactgaggcacccaggggccccatttcCCTCATTTTCAATGCAGAAATATTTGAATTGGAAATGGTTCTGATTTTATTAGCATTTTGCAAAGTTTCAGAAAAATCTGAAGGTACAGGATAGCAGAGGGGGCAAGGAAATACTAATTTTTCTCAGGAAATATTTTTGACCACTTACTTGGTGCCTCACAGTGTTTTAGGTGCCAGGGACTGAGTAGTGATTGGATAAGTCGAGAAAGGTCCTTGTGTTTGGagactttacattttttaagtataataaGAGACATCATCTGGAGTTTAGTTTACTACCGAAGGAGAGGGGATATCACTGAGTTAAAAAAATGTTGTCAACTTGGTATTTGTCGGATATCTTCGagagtaaaaattataaaatacctcAGTGAGAATAAGGCAGAGAAACTTTTTATAGGGTTGATTGAGTTTTGTTACGATACTAGTCTTACTTGGTCATCTTGTTTGCCTTTGGAGTCACAGACTAGTGTCTGCATCCTGACTCCAGCAttaccagctatgtgaccttgggcaagttacctaattCATTTAAGGATTAAAGGTGTGTTTCTTAAGGTCTGTATAATGAAATGATGATTATGTCCTAAGGTGATTTGTGTAAAGCTTCTGATATAGCAACTAACACAAGAACATAGTAcagtaagttttattattagagaACTATACTAGTTTAGTATAGTGTATTTATCTTTGTCAACTGGTAAAGAGCTATTGATTTTTGTACTCTATTTCATCTAATCTAAGACTCCATGTTTTATAAGATTCACCACTATTTTATGTTCtactaagaaagaaaattgtcaaATTAACATgccataattataaaataatcccTATAAAAAATTTAGCattgattggggcgcctgggtggctcagtgggctaagcctctgcctctggctcaggtcatgatctcggtcctgggatcgagccccacatcaggctgtctgctcagcagggtgcctgcttccctatctctctctgcctgcctctctgcctacttgtgatctctctctctgtgtcaaataagtaaataaaatcttaaaaaaaggggcacctgggtggctcagtgggttaaagcctctgccttcggctcgggtcatgctcccagcgtcctggaatcgagccccgcatcgggctctcttttcagcggggagcctgcttccccctctctctctgcctgcctctctgcctacttgtgatctatctgtcaaataaataaataaataaaatctttaaaaaaagaattttttttttttttttaagattttatttatttatttgagagagagacagtgagaagagagaacatgagcgagaagaaggtcagagagagagaagcagactccctgtggaactgggagcctgatgcgggactcaatcccgggactccgggatcatgacctgagccgaaggcagtcgtccaaccaactgagccacccaggcgtccccaaaaaaaaaatcttaaaaaaaaaaatttagcattgATGAAATATGGTATGTGAAAACCTTCTTGTTAAATTGCTTATGTGACTCCTAAAGTGGCTTTTGAACAACTGCAAAAAATACGAGCCCCCCTGTGATAATTTGTGTTAACCAGAGGTCCCTAACCTTTTCAAGAagggtttattttcatttccctcctaGTTTTTATTGATGTCCCAGGCACTAAGCTGGGGACAAGGTACTTCCTCAAGGAGTTTATGGTCTAGTTGTAGGAGAAGCTCTGAGTATTAAATGCTAAATTAAACAGTACTGAGTGTAGCTATGAATTAGGAGTTGAGGAAGAGCAGGGATCTTTGTTCAGAGGGAAGTAGGGAAATTTCCAAGGAAATGAGAAGCCTTAAATACAGGGTGGAATTTGCAAGGAAGGGTGAAGGAATTCACAAGAACAGTATGGTGGTAAGATTTAATATAGTGTCctcaggagagagggaaaagaaagggctGATTGTAACAGTGCTGGTTGGAGTAGAGTGAGAAACAGGTAGGTAGGATGGTGTCCTTTCTGGGGAAACATTTTGTCTTCAGGATTATGACTTCAGACTCCTGAATTTGAATCCTGCCCCAGCCATTTACTTGTGTGACCTCAGccagttccctcatctgttaAAGAGcctacttcaggggcgcctgggtggctctgtgggttaagcctttgccttcagctcaggtcatgatctcagggtcctgggatcgagccccgcatccagctctctgctcagcggggagcctgcttccccttctctctctgcctacttgtgatctctctctctgtcaaataaataataaaacctttaaaaaaaaaaaaaaaggaagaaaaaaaagagcctaCTTCGGAAGGCTGTAGGGAAGAATGAATAATACACCCAAAGGCTCCACCTTCTAATGCCATCACACTGGATTATAGGATTTCAACATAgtaattttgaggggacacaaacattcagaccgtAGCAGAAAGTTTCATGGCTGATGATGACTTGTTCTTCATGTTGCATCACATCAGCAAGTACATAATGTCAGGGAATTGCACTATGAGTGATGCCATGTTTGATGGTAACTGCTAGATCGGCATGTCGAAAAGGAGTGgtttacagaaagggaaattaattgactttatttatttatttactaaagattgtatttatttgagagagagagagatagagcacacaagtagggggaacagcagcagagggaaaggagaagtaggcttctcCCCGAGCAGCAAGCCCGAtaagggacttgatctcagggtcctgggagccaaaGCGtctgactggagccaaaggcagatgcttaaccaattgagccacctaggcgtcccaggAATTTGACTTTAAAAGCAAgtaacaggggtgcctgtgtagctcagtccgTAAGCGTCttccttcggctccagtcatgatcccagggtcttgggatggagccctgcatcaggctccctgcttagcaggaagcctgcttctccctttcctactccccctgcctgtgttccctctctcactatgtctctgtcaaataaataaaaccttaaaaaaaaaaaagtaacagtgaACTGTCCAGATGTTTTCATTGTATTAGAATTTTGTTGAACTGAATATTCTTTGAAGTGGCATACAAAGTTTTATAGCTTTAGTATTTGCTATAATGGTATTTAACCTATAATTGTATCCTGAAAGTGTGGCTGAATATCTGCACCTACTGGTATTTGAACTTGAACTGTGAGGATTGTAGAGCTCTGTTTAACCAGGGAGAGCTTTGGTAGAAAGATCTCCACGCTTGAAATAAAAAGGTGCTACCTgaatctttatagcagcaatgtcaacaatagccaaagtatggaaggaacctagatgtccatcaacatatgaatggataaagaagatgtggggtgtgggtgtgggtgtgtgggtgtgtgcatgcccgcctgcacacacacacacacacacacacacacacacatacacacacacacaatggagtactatgcagctatcaaaagaaaggaaatcttgggcacctgggtggctcagtgggttgggcggctgccttccgctcgggtcatgatctcagggtcctgggatcgagtcctgcgtcgggctctctgctcagcagggggcctgcttcccttcctctctatctgcctgcttctctgcctacttgtgatctctgtctgtcaaataaataaataaaatctttaaaaaaaaaaaagaaaggaaatcttgccatttgcagcaacataggtagaactagagggtattatgctaagcaaaataagtcaatcagagacaattaccatatgatcactctgatatgaggaatttgagaggcagagctcGGGGCcatggtgggtagggagggaaaaaaatgaaacaagatgggattgggagggagacaaaccataagagactcttacctctcaaaacaaactgagggtggcggggggggggggggggggggtgttggggggggggggggctgtgggggCAGGGTTATGGATagcagggagggtatgtgctatggtgagtgctgtgaaatgtgtaagactgatgattcacagacctgtacccttggggcaaataaatACGTcatatgtaagaaaataaataaataaatagaaaacaacaacaagaagaaataaaaaggtgcTCAATTTCTTCTGCCACATACCTACCACCTTAGTCCTCGGCTGAGCTGTTGAACCTTTTTTAGAGCTTCAGATGTAAAAAACGTAATGGTGGGATGAGGAGAAGGCATACCACAGTCACGTGGCTGGCACACAGCTACACTATCTGTGTGTGTCATGTAATCTGATTTCATGGTTAAGGGCTTCAGAAACTGaccagggttcaaatcctgtTCTACTAACCAAATGCAGCAGGTTACTTACCTATCGCTAATGCAGATGTGATTCTTACTtacagggtggtggtggtggtgacacaTAATCATGCATGTAACAGTAATTGCTGTGATGAGTAATGCTGTACTGGCCCTCTTCTCCGTCACAAATCTCAGGATATTGGGCACACTGAGCTATTCGGTTCttcaccttaaaaataaaaacaaaatggttgACCCAGTAACAGCTCTGTTTAAAATTGGGAAACCTTTTGAGTTCTTCTAGTTCTTAGCCCATGTAGCCTATACGAGGACAGGATTGGACCCGTGTTCCCTCTAGCTTTACAGTTGCATTATCTTATGTAGcacaatatgaaaaagaaaaggaaacgtATATTGCAAAGAAATAGTAGCAAAAGTGCTACTGAAGTCTATGAATGTGTTAGTATGAATAAAAACTGGTGGCCGTTTTGGTAAAACTATCGAAGGAAATAACCATTTCCTTTCAAGCTTTGTTGTGTTGGGAATTGTTTTCAGCTTAACTTCAGACCCATTGAAGTGGTTATGGTAAAACCTTAAGATATGCAGGATAGTACAGTTTGGTGTCCCACCAACTGAAGGTTATGGTCTTctttagattaaaaacaaacaaacaaaaaatagaatatctCTATGAACCATGTGGCTTttacctccaaaaaaaaaaaaaagatgggtggtGTTTGAAAAGTGATACAGaattataggaaaaaatagaaatgaagcaTTTTgtccaatttaaaataaaagttggggTGAAccatgtgtgtttatatattaaaattttctaatcttttttctctcccattttcccaGTCTGTTCATTACCAACAGAGGTAAGtccttttaaagttcttttctttttttaccttctGCATTTGAAGTCATTGATTTTTAGAGCTAGCCTGagaactttatttttcatgttctgtCATTCGATAGTTGAGTTTCAACTTTTTATAGAGAGCTTTGGGTTAGAATAATTTTATGGTCTTACACATTGTTTTCTTTAGTCTTTGTATCATATGTGTACATCTTTTGTACTTGGCTATACGGTTTGGACTTTTGCTTGGAACTTACAGATAGTTACCTAAGAAAACTAGATTAGCCTTAAAGCCAAAATCTAATGTCTAAGCAGAGGAAAGTATAAGTTAAAATTATGTATAAGATTTTCTGTAAATAAGCTTCTGAGTCAGGATCTGTGGGCAAGTCACAAAAATAGTGAGACACCTGTGTGCCCAAAGCAAGAAGTGAACATGCtcgtttttttctctttgctcctttTTCTAATGGCtcttctgttttgattactacagtgaGGAGCTgcttaatccttttaaaaatcccaatttcTTATGGGGCATTTCCTGGTGGAATACAGAATTCCTGTGGATAAAATGTAGGGTGGGAGTAGTTGGTTTTATCATTCTTAATATAGCAGATAATAGGTCATGAATTAAGATGTACTGGTTGATTGAAAATGTTCTGTTGTGACTCAATTTgttctccccgcccccactcccccagTACTGTGAATATATGCCTGATGTTGCTAAATGTCGACAGTGGTTAGAGAAGAATTTTCCAAATGAGTTTGCAAAACTTACTGTaggtatgaacatttttttctttcatctgaatgtttgtacatctgaaacaaatGCACATAAggcattattttaaagatatgaaCGTGCTCCTTTAGTAGCACTAAATTGTATAAATACAATTACAGAATTGTATTTATACCAATTAGCTTCAAAACCATTTTACTTTCTTGGGTTAAAATTCCTTATATAGAGTCATACACTGCTTCATGTGTCTTAACCTCTCTGACACAGTTTAGAATAACTTCTTATGAGAAGTTTAGAAGAAGGTTTAGGAGcaaatgtgttttcattcattcatttaacaaattacTCCTTGTGAGCATACTATATGTACACTTTGTTTTAGATGCTGGGGATAAAGCAGTAAGCAAAAGATCTGCTCTTTGGAAATTCTATCAGAAAGGGGAgacaaagtaaaataagaaataaaataactatgttAGATAGTGATGAGCAGGGAATGGGGAGATAAGACTTACTGGGGAAAGAATTTGAAATTTTAGGTAGTGGCAGGAAAGATTTTGCTGAAAAGACTGCATTTGAACAAAGACCTAAAGGAAGTGAGGGAGTGAGTCATTTGGATATCTGGACGAATATTCCAGGTGTGgggcaagtacaaaggccctaaGGTAAAAGCTTACCTGTCATTCAGGAAACACCAAGGAAGCCTTCGTGTCTAGAGCTTAtcgagggggtggggaagggtcagagatgaagtcagagagcTAATGGAGGACCACACCCTAAAGGCCTAGTCTTAGCTTTTACTCAGAATGAGATGTGGAACTATCAGAAGAGGTTTGAACAGAAGAGCAGTAAGGTCTGACTTTTTTGTTTGAACAGCATCTCTTGGCCACTGTGCTAAAGAATAGACTGAAGAGGGCACAGGCAATATAGGGAGAGCAGATTAGAGGCTATGGCCATAATCAAGTCAGGAGACCACAGTGACCTGCTAGAATGGTAGCAGTGGAGGCGAGGAATGTAGGCAGATTctccatgtgttttcttttttcaaagattttatttatttatttgatagagatcacaagtaggcagagagagagcagactccctgctgagcagaaagccccatacgggcacgatcccaggactctgggatcatgattgagccgaaggcagaggctttaacccactcagccacccaggcgccccatctcgaTGTGTTTTGAAGGTAGAGCAGATGAGAGGCTGGGCTGTAATCACATCAGGAGATGTCGGTGACCTGCTAGAGTGGTAGCAGTGGAGGCGGGGAATGTAGGCAGATTCTCGATTTGTTTTGAAGGTAGAGCTGACAGGACTTTCTGATGTACTGCATGTGGGATGTGAGAAAAGGAGGCATCTAGGGTTTTGGCAACTAGAAGAATGGAGTTGCTCTTgccagaggaaaggaagactgcagagaacagatttcttcattttgttaaaacTGTTGGCTTCTCTTACAAGATGGGAGGAAATGAaggcagaagcaggaagaagggagagccTGGGCTGGAAACAGGCCTATTAGATGTCCCTGATGTTATTCCACTATTTTGCTGCTTTGTCAGATTGTCTCTAAGAGTCACAACCCCTGAAACTGCATAGAACGTCTTTTTGGATAGTAGCTACAGTCATTTCTGTGGTTGGATAAGAACCCTAAAGTTGGGCGTTATAGTCTGTGTGGTCATGGTCAGGCGAGGAGTGACTGCCTAGGATGTGATAAGACCCGAGGAAGGAGTCTTCTTAGGCCCAGACTTCTGTTACCTAGGTTAGTACGTTTAGATGTAAACATGCCTGCAGAGTCTGAGTGGTTTGTCCTCCTTTTTTTGTGCTGAAAGGATCCTAATCTTCATATATCATCATGCACTTAATCATAATGACCAGAATTAGAGTAGATAGGAATTTAGCAATGTAATCATTTGCTTTAGAAACAGCATGCTTAGTTGTTGGCAAGATGCCTTATTTGTGTATGAAGTTGctcaaaggtgattttttttaaggttattttgaAGTAATGTTAATGCTTTTGGATTTCATTGTTAACATCTAGAAAATTCACCGAAGCAAGAATCTGGAATTACGGAGGGTCAAGGCAcagcaggggaagaggaagaaaagaaaaagcagaagagagGTAAGGCCTAAATCTGTGACTTCATTTATATAAACACACCTTCTCTCTGTCAGAGGAAATACATAATGAGGACAGTCCCAAAGCCAGTAATGTCTCCTTGTGGCCGTAGTTCCATATGTGTACCCTGTACACACAGACTCCTGCTCTCAGGATGACTGGATGTCATATGATTTGGGCTTTTACAGTAAACTGGACCTAAGAAAACATACTTTATTTGCTGTGTTCATATGCAAAAAGCAAGCAGCCAACTTGTTTATGACATGAAAACGTTGATACCTTGTTTATTACCTTATTTGTTACCTTGttaccttatttatttagttagagTTGAGGACATGGATAAAAGATTTTCTTCTCTCATGTTGTCAgcttggttaaattttttttttttaatatctctctacctgcttctgaAATGAATTCCTATTCTCTGGATCCTGTCCCTGCCTTCTTCTTCTGCCTTAATTATTCTCCCCTATGACTAAAATTAGCTTATAAATAAGGACTATGCATCTTTCAAGAAAAATTCCCCCAAGAGCCTATTGTTTACCTTATCCCTTGCCCTGCCCTTCTTAGCCAGACTTTTGTAGTAAGACTAGACTCACTGCCCTTGCTCTTCTGTCCTTCATTGTTATGCCTCATTCCACCCTAAGCTAACTGTCCCACCACTGAAATTCCTCTCGTAGGGGTCATCAGTGGCTCAATAGTTGCCAAGCAATAAGAGCATTCGAGCACGCCCTTTGAAATGTCATATACTTCCTTGGTTTTTGCAACAGACTTTCTTCATCCTCCCTGCCGCTCACTCCTCTTTGGTCTTCCGTGCaggcttctcttctcccttctgtccCTAAGAAGATGTATTTCCCAGGATCCTGTGCTCAGCCCTCTTACCTCATTCTGTAGTTTGTTCCCTGAGTGATTCTTTCACAtccctaacttctttttttttatttttatttttattttattttattttattttttattttatttttaaagattttatttatttatttgacagagagagatcacaagtagaaggagaggcaggcagagagagagatagagggaagcaggctccctgctgagcagagagcccaatgcgggactcgatcccagcaccctgagatcatgacctgagctgaaggcagcggcttaaccaacactgagccacccaggcgcccctcacatccCTAACTTCTGACACCACTCTACCCGCTTGAAATTCCTAAATCTGTACCTCTAGTCCTGGCCTTATCTCCCACAGGCACCTCAAATGCAGTATTTCCAAGAAAACCAAACTTACTAAGTCCCAAATCTATGTCTTTTGGCTTTTGACAGCATACTTGATCCATTCATATGAGCCAGAACCTGACACTTGCCTAGGGTTCtctttctttgctccttttttattttttaaagattttgtttgtcagagggagagagattacaagcagggggagtgtcaggcagagtctggagaagcaggcttcctgctgagcaaggagcgtgATTCAGGGCTAGATcctcagaccctgggatcatgacctgaaccaaaggcggCTGCTTAACTGAGTGAACCACCCAGACCTCCCTTCTTTGGTCCTCTtaatcagttttttgtttgtttgttttgttttgttttagtcatCTTCCTTAATTTATTGAGTTTTAATTCCTTTCAGTGAGTTCTAAattctgttatttcttcttcttaatcTGTCCTGTGCCTAGTCGATATTACCTTTATGACTGCTTTGTTAGATTTTGATTAATTTCCACCTAAACTAATGTAGGAGTCTGCATTAGCTCTCTGCTGGCCTTAATCCTCAAAGGCTCACCCTCCATGCTATAGACTGATCTCCTAaaacctaatcttttttttttttttccaactccttcattcattcagtggCTTTTCTTTTGCCTCAATATAAAATCAAATAACAAAGCTTGTCTTGCtggttctttggtaggtaattgTTCACTTTTCTGGCTTTATCTCCAACATATCCATAAGCATCCTTCATCGAGACAATTGTAGTTCTCAAGTATAATGCCTTCTCTTATTTCTGcactatttttttctcctgggatAGCCTTTCTTACTGTATCTCTCCAGTCCTTCTATAAGAACTTAGATGCCATTTCTTCTGGGAAAGCTTTTCTGTTCTCCAGAAGCTGAATAAGCCATTCTTCTGCAAAGCCATGGTGGTGTGCAGTATTCATGATTCCTGTTCAAAGTATATATCAGTTGTAGTaattattaaacttttttttgtctctttgacTAGACTGAGAGtccctggagggcagggactatgttttcttctgttcaTCTTTGTGTCCTCAGCCCTTGGTGCAGTGCTTGGTACatattacttaataaatatttattgaatgaatactCACGCATATGTTTATTAGTTTTGTGTTAGAAGAAGAAACTTTAGAAAttaatatttggtattttttgaaaattaataagcTTAAGACGGTATTCTTTATGACCAAAACAATTGAtgtggaactcttttttttttaataaataaaggtGGAAGGGgtcaaataaagcaaaaaaagaagacTGTACCACAAAAAGTTACGATAGCCAAAATTCCTAGAGCAAAGAAGAAATATGTAACAAGAGTATGTGGCCTTGCAACTTTTGGTGAGTTCAAGTTTAAGTATGTTTAAAATGTGTGAACTAtagtctctgtctccctccctctctctgtctctgtcttgctctgtctcttttttaatcTGGCATCATGAAAATTTTACAGGTCTATTTTTTgctaagaagacacaaaatgagaTTTTGCATGTCTAAGTATAGCTTCAAAATCagattttgaagaaatttaaaaatgtttagcaaAGGGAACTagtttaactttttcctttaCAGAGGACCTGCTTGAACATATTTTATGTGGAATGAGGAGTGTTAGGTAGGATTCCTTTTGAGGCCTATCAGTCCTGCTCCTCTGTCCCTGCAGGCTAGATGGCAAAAGGCTGCAGAATGGCTTGTACCCTCTGAGAACAgtagcagagggtgagggaatgTGGATATCAGCAGAATGTCCTGCTTCAGAGCTCCTTCTGGAAGCCTTGAATGAACAGTGAAATTGTAAACCAAGGTCCCTTCCTGTGACAACACAGTTGAAAAACAGTCATTAGGTAATAGATTTGTTCCCTGCTCTAACTATTACTCTTTTAAGAAGGGATAAACAGAAGAACTACATTGTACTTGGAAATGTATATGTTAATGCCTGGAATTAATGTGTTCCTGGATTTACTTTGGTCTTACTATATGAGTTAAAAATGGTATGaataatgtttgtgtgtgtgtgtgtgtgagagagatagaatgcatctttttttttaaatttttacttcaattcattaacatagagtgtattattagtttcagaggtagagttcagtgattcatcaattgcatataacagCCAGTGTTCATTACGTCACgtcccctccttaatgcccatcatacCGGGTTACTCCATCCCCCCCAAATAATGCTATTTTTATGTACCGAAGCTTTATTTGACCTTGAAAATACAAGTTGAATGGTTAAGACCACCACTGCCTGTGGTAGTTTGTAATTATCATGAGAGGAATATAAAACCTGTTAAGGCATTCTGTTTTATGAAATTAAGAtacagattaaattttaaaatggggggtgcctgggtggcttagttggataagtgtgtctgccttcggctcaggtcatgatctgagggtcctgggatggagcctcacattgggctccctgctccatggagagcctgcttcccctctccctctgcctgccgctctgcttacttgtgctcttctatctctctgtcaaataaataaataaaatctttaaaatttcaaacttgaaaaatacttttgatatataattttaattatacacttgttctttttttttaaataacagaaattgatCTTAAAGAAGCACAAAGATTTTTTGCTCAAAAATTCTCCTGTGGTGCCTCAGTAACAGGAGAGGATGAAATCATCATTCAGGGAGActttacagatgacataattGATGTCATTCAGGAAAAATGGCCAGAGGTGAGTAGATAGAACATGTGCACCTGTGGATATGTTTTTAAAGCAAGTTGCTTATCTGATACCACAGTTCATGTGATgtaattatttgtgttttataggTGGATGATGATAGCATTGAAGATCTTGGAGAAGTAAAGAAGTGATTTTGAAAATTTGTCTCTATTTAATGATCTGAACTGAGAGTTGATATGGCCAAAGGGAGAgaggccttttaaaaatatatatatttatcctacAGTAAAACTGTAGATTACCCTCACCCTTGGCATTTTCACTGTTCTGTATAaggctgcttcttttttttattgccaAAGTCTAATAAACAGGGGAGACTGTCATGCTTATGCATGAAATAGAATttagtcaaataaaaatttttggtcATTTGGTActgacttttctctttctcttattaactttttatttttggaaaaacacTAGATTTTTTGGTGCAAAACTTTTCTGTTCATTATCTTAAAGCAATCATGATTTAGTGAAATCATGATTtaaagctgagtaatattttaaaaaatttgaattttggctTCATCACCATTAATAATTGTCTCCTTGCTTCTTTGGTGTGATAGTTTTGAGATGCTTGGGCATCTAATAGATTTGTGGTTGAATTTGCTTCATTGTTACCAACCA from Neovison vison isolate M4711 chromosome 3, ASM_NN_V1, whole genome shotgun sequence encodes the following:
- the DENR gene encoding density-regulated protein — its product is MAADISESGGHDCRGDPRGNTKIDADYPLRVLYCGVCSLPTEYCEYMPDVAKCRQWLEKNFPNEFAKLTVENSPKQESGITEGQGTAGEEEEKKKQKRGGRGQIKQKKKTVPQKVTIAKIPRAKKKYVTRVCGLATFEIDLKEAQRFFAQKFSCGASVTGEDEIIIQGDFTDDIIDVIQEKWPEVDDDSIEDLGEVKK